Part of the Ornithorhynchus anatinus isolate Pmale09 chromosome 8, mOrnAna1.pri.v4, whole genome shotgun sequence genome, CACTGGCTTCTTAGCAGTATCAGCAAGTACTATAAAATCATAAAGTCTTGAATTCAGAGTACTTATTCATGCTGTAAATTCAAACGTTAAACCACCGTACTAAActatgttctaatcccctctagattgtaaattctttgtggtcagaaaacatatctatcaactctgtatttgtaatctcccaagctcttacacagtaagcgctcagatatgATTGATTCTTCAAAGCAAATCCACAACTAAGAGCTACTCTAACTTCTTTGGTTCTAATCAAGGAGCCCATAATGTTTTTATGTACAGTGCCAAAAACCATCAAATACCAGCTTGATCGATCTTAGTAATCAAACGGAGTATCTAATTCAGTCTTAATAGATTTCTTCTCACAAATATGATTAATACAAAGGCAAGAAACTCCATTAGTATAAATCTTATTTTCTGAAATTACATAAGTTTTATGCATATTCACTTTAGATAGATTGCTTTGCCACTTTGGATCCTTAATGAAGATAAATTTTCTGTGCTGCAAGTCTTTAGAATTCATACACAACACCAACTgaatatataatttttttttctggctatTCTCACCTATACCCTGGAATCCAGCTCTTAAAGACTTCAAGGAAAAGAGCTTTTCAATCCACTTTTGGTAACTTAATAACTCTTGCTATGATATAAAGCACCTTACTCATTGAGgcctatttcttttttttgttggggggggaaagggttctaattccagcactgccacttgtttgctgtgtgaccttggaccagtcacttaactcctctgtgcctcagttatctcatctgttaaaatggggattaaaactgtaaaccccatttgggcgtatccaacttgattatcctgtatctacccagcgcttaatacagtgcctggggcctagttagtgcttaaccaatacctttttaaaaaaatacgcaAATAGCTGATCACGCTCCTCCATGTAACCTCCCTTATAGTCTGAGCCCTATTCATCAATATTGTACCTTTGGGAGGTAGGcaagcattaatccccatttgcaaaatCACAGAAACAGAGCATCTCACAGAAAGTCATTAATTAGGACACAATCCCACTACATTCAGAAGTTCTGGTAGTCACTCAGCACAGGTAATTTGTTAAAACTAGGAGAGGACTGTGGCTTCTATTAGCTTTCATAATGCACTTCCAAACTATTACCTTGACTCCTCTGTTTAATCTTCTGCTTCATTTCCAAATGGAAATATCCCAGGCAATACCTTAACAGTATTAATGACTAGGAAAGAAAAGTTTGTAAACAGTATTACATCTAGAAGCTTTAGTATTACAAGCTTTGTAGAACTGGGGGCGGTTCTTGATTTCTCTTGCTGAGATACAGTTGTTCAGCACTAATACCCAGAGGGAATAACCTAAAACTGGTAATGCTTAGTGTTTTGGCCTGCATATCCTAGCCTCCTTCTTGAAGGTCACAGTTGTAGCTTACAATGACAGGTGTAACCCATGTATAGAAGAGCATTGTTCACAGACACACCTGATCTGATGTCCATTTTCTTGTCCGTTAATAGTGTGCCGTAAAATAAAACTGCAGGAGGTAGATTGGAATTCCAGGATATATGGTTGCTGAATTTACACTGTGCCCATAGGATGAATGCAAATATGTTAAAAATGTTGCAAAAACCACCAGGCCctcctgcctggatctccctcccctttgtatCCAAtaagcccctctctccccattttcaaagacctcctaaatcatatctcttccaggaaaccttccctgactttgatgatactcaccctaccctcccacagcacttatatacatagccttatattcttgcttcctctacctgtaacttattatCATGGCTCTTTcccccatttgactgtaagctctcctagagcagggatcatgtctaccaaccaacTCTAATGCACTTAGAATGGTCTCTGCATAGAATAATGTGCTCAAAATTATGCTACTGATTGAGGTGAATATAAGGCTAGAAAAATAAGTACATATGCTAAGAATTGTTGACCTCTAAGAAGCAGAGCTGAGGGTAACCCAAGAGGGCTGCATGAGGAAGGTGAacttgaagagggagaaggatagaGTATGAGCACTTCCTGACTCTTCTCTGAAATTTTATCCCACTGACATTATGTACAGAATATGTTGCAAGTAAAAACAAAATGGTTTGCAATCTCCAAGTTGTTGCTCTTGGTAgtaatttttttcctcccctttccatatcttttcttccccttccctgttcCTCCCTTGCCTTCCTTCCATCCTCACAATGTTTATACAGGTTCTCGGACTGTTGGTATGGACACTAATAGCTGGAACAGAATACTTCCGAGTTCCTGCATTTGGCTGGGTGATGTTTGTGGCTGTATTTTACTGGGTTCTTACAGTCTTCTTCCTAATCATCTATATGACAATGACCTACACCAGGATTCCCCAGGTGCCATGGACCATGGTGGTAAGACAGAGTTTAACTGAACAGAAGCCCTTGTGTGCATgtaaatgtgtttattgttttcttctctctcctgaatCTGCTCTTTATTgagatttttctgcaaaaatgaaaGTTTATCTACCAAAGATACATGCATTTCGCAGTCTTTACCAATCCCATTAAAAGCCAGTTATTTTAAACTTGAGttaagccccatatggtacatgcCCCACTCTCCAGAGGACTTGACTAGCAACctttctttacttttttttttattattttaatggtatttgttaagcacttactatgtgccaggcactgtactaaacacatggaagccaatcaggttggacatatacTGTCCCActagggactcagtcttaatacccattttacagatgaagtaaacgaagcacagagaagtgaagtgacttgcccaagaatgcacaacagacaagtgctggagcagggattagaacccaggtcctctgactaacaagcccatgctctttgccctAGGCCAACACTGCTTCCTGGTTTTCTCCTCTAAAATGTCCGAGGGTCTTCATCTCCTGTTACCTGGCCCTCCTAATCTTCTCCACAATCCTTCACACTGATTGGCTCAGCTAAGTATTTACACTTCCCTCAGGAAGAGGCAACATGGACTGAGCCCACCTGACTTTCTCCTTCCCCTAGCCACACCCAGTGGCTAGTTCCACACCCAGTGGAACTAGCCACACCCTGCTTTAGTGCCCCGAGGACACTTAGCTACTACTAGCTATTACCACTACAAGGTTGTTCATGGTTTGATGTAAGCTTTCTATGGGcaaggatcgtgcctaccaactctattacactgtactctggcATGTGCttcatacattgctctgcacatagtaatcactcaaaagATATGATTGTTTAGTAGACTGGCTGGCTAGAACTGGATTAAAATGTTGATCTCTGGTCAGGCTTAATAAGGGTACTCACTGGACCCCGAATTGGAGCTAGAGAAGACCACTTATGAGGAATTCAGAGTAGGTTGTAGGCCTGGACATTTCCTGTTATCTGACCTGCCATAGTACCTCAATTTCATGTGATAAGGGGATTAACTCAATCAGCCCATACAGAGGTCCCTCAGCCTACAAGGAGGACCACTTTGAGGAAAGTAGTATAAAGAGAAGCCTTGTGAAGTAAAACCCAGGCTTCCTGATGAATAGGAGGCTAAGTTCCAGGTGACAATTGAGCAGCTAATTTATACCACAGAACTTTGGAGCAAGTTTCGAAGAGTTTGGAAGTCATTCTACCTTCAGTAAGAAATCAAAAGCTACATGCTGAACTCAGGTGCTCcgattccctcttcccctcctctctggagGAGTTATGCTAAGGACAatatttacaaagcactgttgAGCTCACAAGTTCTTGGTCCACAGAAGCTGCCTCCTTTTAAGCTGTGTTCTAAGAAAAGGTGGTGAAAGTGAATCTGGACCAGTTTTCCATAGCAAAAGAAGGGTTTGGTATTAGATCTAACGAAGTGTCTTAGTGTAAGCAAAGGATTTCTGAGCTAAGGCTGTCATACAAAAGGCCTCACTGGAGTGAAGTTGGATAGCTGAGGTAGGTGTTTAATTAGTGGTTCAGAGCACAACCACCAGACAAGCTAAATGAAAATATGATATGAAAAATATGAAAAATCCCAATACAACCCTCCCCACTACCCCCCGCTAATTTCTTGTCAGTTTACGATTCTTCACTAGAATGATttgctttaaagaaaaaaatccaagaacTTTTGGAAACCATAGTTCCTTGATCCTGAAGACATTGGAGGAGAGGGGTAGAAAAGTGTGAAGTTCTTGTATTAGATTCTTAGAATGTGTAATTTTTTTGTGCATTAATAGGGTAATGCAACAAATTGGACAGTGGACTTTCAAAATGCCTTAAGGTTCTATGAGATGCAGCAATAATAATGGATTAAATTGGAGTAGCCATAGTTCATCTTATTCCCAATTAGTAATTAAATTTCTTGATTTGCTCTAACAAGTAGTGCtaatcatttattattttaaAGCAATATTAAACAAGTGCTGTACAAACCTATCCttgttctctgtctctgtttctctctctctctctctctctctctctctctctctctaactaaATTTAGCTGAAACAAACATGGGTTCTGACTAGAAACCAAGGCATAAACACAAACAGATCAAACAGTCAAATACTTGTAGTTGTTTGGATTTGTGTGCTACTTCAGGATGTTTTTATATCTGGCATAAACacccacaagcagcgtggcttagtggatagaacatgagcctgggagtcattaggatgtgggttctaatcccagctctgtcagatgtctgctgtgaaactttgggcaaatcacttaacttctctgtgcctcacttaccccatttgtaaaatggggctatgtgagccccaagtggaacagggattgtgtccaaccttgttaacttgtatctaccccagcacttagaacagtgcttggcacatagtaagtgcttaacaagtaccataataataataattatgtcttCTTAAGGGTTGCTCAGCTGAGGAAAATGGTTGCCTATGTGTCaaattccccccctccccaaaccccttgTAAACAATGTTCAAAAGTCTGGTATTAGAAATGATTCTGAACAATtgatggtgcttattgagtgcatactatgtaaaGTACAACCCAGGTTTCTTGATGAATAGGAGGTTAAGTTCCAGGTGCCAGTTCAGCAGCTTATTACAAATGAAATTCCACCACAAACATTCTGATGTACCAACCTAAATACACCATAGGTGGTGTTTAGAAACCTGCATATCTAGAATGCACTTGGGGAGCCAGCAATGCAGCAGCTAGTTGAACATGTAAATCACTTCATCAGGTGGAGGGTTATGATCTCAAAACCCATGATTATCTCTCTGGGCCCTGACTGATAACCCTGCTTAGAGAAGGAGGTTCATGCCAGCGTGGCTCAAGGTCCATTAGCCACATGGCCTAAGGAACCTTATgattgtctcccccctagacagttaagctccttgtaggcagggaatgtgtctaccaggttggttatattttacttttccaagcacttagtacagcattctgcagccagtgagcattcaataagtacaattgatatGATGCTGTCTGGAAAGCTGTCTTGATGAGAATTCTGGAAATCATAACCTACCACAAGTCCACAGATACCTCACTTTTTAATAAGAAACAAATTTAATTTGGGATGACAGGGTTTTGTTCCTCAGTGTGCAAGCCCTTACCTTCGGCAGTTGAGACATTTGGCTATAATTTTTGTAGTAACACAGTATTGGTGTGGAAAGGGATGCATATAGTAGTATACAAAGTTGAGTTTAGCCTAGATGGCACTTGGCCAGAACATTCTGCAAATAACCACTGGCACTTAGTTACAAAACAAACTCCTCAATTGCAGTGAACTTGGATTGTAAGAATCAGATGATGGTAACATACTGAAAATGGAGGGCAAAGTGAGCTTGTGTTCTGACCTAAGGTTTCATGTCCTAAACAGCTCTTTGCCAAATTACTGCTCTGACGCTATAGTAGCTGAGCCCTCTCTAAATTGTGTGCTTTGGGGGGAGAATGAAAACTGGGAAATCCCCAGCCAGTTAACAAGGAATCCTATCATCCACTCCTCTCTAACGTTGGTAATCATTCTTGAGACCTTTCAGAATCATAGGTCCACTTAGGTGTTGTGGAGAATTTTATTATTCCAAAATGCCGACAAACCAATTTTACCTATTTCATTCACTTACAAAAGCTGAAATATGGCTGTGTATTTTTGGCAAATGGAATATTGTGAGGCTATTGTAATCTTCCAGGAATACCAATAGGATATCAGTTGAAAGGTTATCAATTTTAGATCCTGAAGTTTCACTTTCTGTATAGTTTAGCCTGGTAggattccctctcccctcctcccctcaaacctcccccctcccccccccccccccccaccataccATCTCCATCTACTGTACAGCATGTCTCTGCCTCTGGGCCTGTGTACAAAGATCTCTCATCTCTCATGTAGAAGAGAGTTAAAATGGCAAAACCAAACTAAAAGTTCTTTTATATAATTCTGCTTGACCCAAGACCCAGGTTCAGTTCTTGTGTTGGCCTTTTGAATTTTTATTAGATTAAACTTTCTGACCAACTACTGTGACTTTATTTTTATAATTTTCTCAGATCCTGTCTTATCCCTTCTtatccctcacttcctcttctgttTTCACCAATCCCTTCTCACATTTGTAAACACTGCTTTCTTTGAGAAGCAAACATTACTCAGCTCAGGAACAGTGTTAATCAAGTCATAAACATTTGGACATATTTTCCCTTGCCAGTTAAATAACCTGCTCATTTTCTTCTCAAGCTAAGAACTGGAAGGAATTTTCCTGTTCCCTGCCTCACTTTTAGATTCTAGTGACCAAAAAAGATAACGCGAAGCAAGATCTCAAGCAGTAGGCAAAGTCATCACCAGATGATGGCTGGTCACGTTTCTTTGTAGTTGTTCAGCATCTTTTTGGAAATGAGCTTAGTTGGTTTTGTGGTCCGAAACCACTCACATTACTCTGTCGTAACTAACTTTTTAACATAGTAGAAAAGCGGGAAAGATCATTTaacaatgtgaccttggacaagtcacttaataattatggtatttgttaaacgcttactatgtgtcaagcacttaacttctctgtgcctcagttacctcaactgtacagtggaggttaagactgagccccatgagggacatggactgtgtccaatctgattaacttgtacagtgcctgacacattaaaaaaaacacccaaatttGAAAAAAACTCTCTCAGAACTGAACATCCAATGTAAGAATGTGTAGAACTGCCAAGTCATTTCTAAGAAGGAGACTCACTGCAATGCTCTTCTGTGTTTTGTTCTGACACAGGGGCTGTGCTTTAATGGAAGTGCCTTCATTTTATACCTCATTGCCGCCATTGTAGATGCCTCTTCGGTTACTAAAGAGCAGGACAGCCACAACTACAACAGTTGGGCAGCTTCTTCGGTAAGTAAGCTTTGTTGTAACTTGTAGTGTTCTGATGATTAAGCAGTGGCCATGTTTTCTATCACCCCTCTGAGGTGGTGTTTGTATGGGACAGGCATTGATCTTCTCCATTTCATTATGGAATGGCTTTAGCTGTCAACCAGCCAGTTCTGAAAGTGTGATCTTAACTAAGGCAGTCTCCTATGAGCTACCCAAATGCAAATATCAGTTGGAGTAATATTAATAGTGATATAAGTACTTATGTGTcatgcactaggatagatatgagaagatcaaacacattcccttctcctccacaggggctcacagcctaaggggtagagaacaggaatttaatcattttacagcTTAGAAGACTGATACTCAGGGTAAGtcaggtaacttgcccaaagtcacatagacaagtggaaaAGTCCAAATTTAGAGCCCAtatctcctgactcacagtcctgtaCTTTTTTCCCATTAAGCTGTGGGTAGAGTTGGAGAGAAGCAATTTAAGAGTGTAATTTGCACTCATTAACTCCATCTTTTCTTTCCTGCTTTTGGCCTGAACTTGCTtctgcccacccccggcccaacCCTGGGGATGGCTCCAATTTCCTGAGGTTCATAGAGGTCACGTAGGGGGCTGAAAGCAGATGAGGTAGGGAAGGCTGCTAGCACTTCTTCCCCTGAAAACCTAGAAGACTCCAAAAGCCAAAGACCCAACCGAGCAAATGCTGATGCAGTGGGCGTCAACTCCATCGTAATGAGTTGTGCTCGGATGGTGGAGCAGAGCAGATTAGAAATCCAAtctagagcttggaagagtaaatttCTTTCTAGTTTAAGCTTTCTTTTCCATGCCTCATCCCTTAAGGTTCTACTATCCAAAGATGCCTTTCAGGAAATCCTTCCTTCCTATAGGGACCAACTTTTCCTGGATGAAATTTGAAAGCATacctaatattattactactactaacaataataatctcCTAAtatactacagtccagcccacacactccactctccTAGCACCAATTTACTCGCTATGCCCTgatttcatctttctcaccaccaacccctttcctatGTCCTTCTCctagcatggaactccctccccgtccatatACGCCAAGCCACCAttttctctaccttcaaagaattattaaggtcacatctcctctaagaggccttctccaatttaagccctcttttccctgattccctctcccttctgtgtcattatgcaattggatctgtgacctttggatatttgatattcacctcaacccCAAAGAACTTATTACATATCTTTAAGTGATAaagtattttttcatattaatgtcagtctcctcctctagattgtaaactcattatgaggaggaaacttgtctgctaattctgttgtactctcccaagtgcttagagcagtgctctgcacataaaaagcattcaataaatgccactgatctattgaatgattaataattgtggtatttggtaagcatgtatgatgtgcccagcattgtattaagcactggggtaaataagagataatcaggttgggcaaagaactgccccacctaggactcacagtctaatggggagtgagaataggtatttaatcttcattttacagatgaggaaacaggcccggaAAAGTCAAAAGgtcttgtccaaggccactcagctgctaagtggcagagctgggattagaacccaggttttatcTGAAAGAGTCTTGCCATCTGACTTATTACACAATGTCATGCTTTTGT contains:
- the CMTM8 gene encoding CKLF-like MARVEL transmembrane domain-containing protein 8, translated to MEEAQRPRSHTVTTTASSATDHFSTASASGSFAYDKEFLRTLPGILILAEIVLGLLVWTLIAGTEYFRVPAFGWVMFVAVFYWVLTVFFLIIYMTMTYTRIPQVPWTMVGLCFNGSAFILYLIAAIVDASSVTKEQDSHNYNSWAASSFFAFMVTICYAGNAYFSFISWRSRTVQ